A portion of the Eulemur rufifrons isolate Redbay chromosome 30, OSU_ERuf_1, whole genome shotgun sequence genome contains these proteins:
- the TAF9B gene encoding transcription initiation factor TFIID subunit 9B, which yields MESGKMAPPKNAPRDALVMAQILKDMGITEYEPRVINQMLEFAFRYVTTILDDAKIYSTHAKKPNVDADDVRLAIQCRADQSFTSPPPRDFLLDIARQKNQTPLPLIKPYAGPRLPPDRYCLTAPNYRLKSLIKKGPNQGRLVPRLSVGAVSSRPTTPTIATPQTVSVPSKVSTPVSVTSQRFTVQIPPSQSTSVKPVPATTAVQNVLINPSMIGPKNILITTNMVSSQNTANESNPLKRKHEDDDDNDTM from the exons ATGGAGTCGGGCAAGATGGCGCCTCCCAAGAATGCTCCGAGAGATGCCTTG GTTATGGCACAGATCCTGAAGGATATGGGAATCACGGAGTACGAACCAAGGGTTATAAATCAAATGTTGGAATTTGCTTTCC gatatGTGACTACAATTCTGGATGATGCAAAAATTTATTCCACCCATGCTAAGAAACCTAATGTTGACGCAGATGATGTGAGACTGGCAATCCAGTGTCGTGCTGACCAGTCTTTCACCTCTCCTCCCCCAAGAGAT tttttactgGATATTGCAAGGCAGAAAAATCAAACCCCTCTGCCACTGATTAAGCCATATGCAGGACCTAGACTGCCACCTGATAGATACTGCTTAACAGCTCCAAACTATAGGCTGAAGTCCTTAATTAAAAAG gGACCTAACCAAGGAAGACTAGTTCCACGGTTAAGTGTTGGTGCTGTCAGTAGCAGACCTACCACTCCTACTATAG CAACCCCACAAACAGTATCTGTCCCCAGTAAAGTTTCAACTCCAGTGTCAGTGACAAGCCAAAGATTCACGGTGCAGATTCCACCTTCTCAGTCCACATCTGTCAAACCAG TTCCTGCAACAACTGCAGTTCAAAATGTTCTGATTAATCCTTCAATGATTGGGCCCAAAAATATTCTTATTACTACCAACATGGTTTCGTCACAGAACACGGCCAATGAATCAAACCCACTGAAGAGAaaacatgaagatgatgatgacaatgatactATGTAA